The following are from one region of the Bactrocera oleae isolate idBacOlea1 chromosome 6, idBacOlea1, whole genome shotgun sequence genome:
- the LOC118682891 gene encoding mediator of RNA polymerase II transcription subunit 12-like, translating into MLSLLQEKRPLKRARLGPPDVYPQEAKQREDELTPTNVKHGFATTPPLADEFGTAHNSNMNASKVGSFINSILSKKEELMTLQDTMRKKQQINCKDNFWPVSPRTKTALDAWFKDLAGNKPLLSLAKKAPSFNKKEEILIVLCDNQVNMQRAAWFIKLSAAYTLSFTESKNKKRSIYDPAVEWTGNIVKFMRELLPKLHEYFQLGTDKNIQGCNNVSSGINLGHMISAPSVSSPVTAHSPLTSTSCPSYSTNSSANPSGSILCSGSGSPISGIGSNFEDCRNALKYWKYCTRLCKYMHEESLLDRQEFLNWILELIEKMRSQISFDMSLKKLILVFALQYMPDFVQSERLSRKLAVLAAKNLGMLLELGSGSMAPTKHHEVIVRIAPITVI; encoded by the exons ATGTTGTCATTATTACAAGAAAAGCGACCTTTAAAAAGAGCTCGTTTGGGACCACCAGATGTATATCCTCAAGAAGCTAAGCAAAGAGAAGATGAATTAACGCCGACAAATGTGAAACATGGCTTTGCAACTACGCCTCCATTGGCGGATGAATTTGGAACTGCTCATAACTCAAATATGAATGCAAGTAAAGTAGGATCTTTTATTAATTCTATTTTATCTAAAAAGGAAGAGCTTATGACCTTACAAGATACTatgagaaaaaaacaacaaattaattgTAAAGATAATTTTTGGCCAGTATCGCCCCGTACAAAAACTGCATTGGATGCTTGGTTCAAAGATCTTGCAGGAAATAAACCTCTATTGAGTTTAGCTAAAAAAGCACCGTCATTTAATAAAaaggaagaaattttaatagttCTCTGTGATAACCAAGTAAATATGCAACGTGCTGCATGGTTTATTAAATTAAGTGCAGCCTACACATTGAGCTTCAccgaatcaaaaaataaaaaacgaagtATTTATGATCCTGCTGTAGAATGGACTGGAAACATAGTAAAATTTATGAGagaacttttaccaaaacttcACGAGTATTTTCAAC ttGGAACTGATAAAAATATCCAGGGTTGTAACAATGTTAGTTCGGGAATAAATTTAGGTCATATGATATCAGCTCCCTCTGTCAGTAGTCCTGTAACTGCTCATAGTCCATTGACCTCTACAAGTTGCCCCTCATATTCAACAAATTCTTCAGCAAACCCATCTGGAAGTATACTGTGTTCTGGATCAGGATCACCTATATCTGGTATTGGCAGCAACTTCGAGGATTGCCGAAATGCATTGAAATATTGGAAATACTGCACACGTCTTTGCAAGTATATGCACGAAGAATCACTGCTTGATCGACAAGAATTCCTCAACTGGATATTGgaattaatagaaaaaatgcgttcacaaatttcatttgatatgtctttaaaaaagttaatacttgtttttgctttacaaTACATGCCGGATTTTGTTCAATCAGAgcgattaagtagaaaattggCAGTCCTGGCTGCAAAAAATTTGGGTATGCTTTTGGAACTGGGTTCAGGAAGTATGGCCCCAACAAAACATCATGAG GTGATTGTAAGAATTGCCCCCATCACCGTGATATAG